The proteins below are encoded in one region of Candidatus Bathyarchaeota archaeon:
- a CDS encoding ribosome assembly factor SBDS: MSERYTVARITRDGERFEILVKPQPARNYTMGKTTSISEVLVTDTIFTDANKGTKASEGKLETAFKTTDIRKIAEIILRKGNLQLTTDQRRQLTAEKRRQIIAFIARQAVDPKTNLPHPPLRIEQAMEQIHYSIDPFKEAEEQAKDIIKLLRPILPLKIEQIQVKVRIPPEYAAKAYGTIKGYGTIKREEWRADGSWFSIIEMPAGLYGPFLDKLGELTKGTAEAKKM, translated from the coding sequence ATGAGTGAACGATACACCGTTGCGCGCATAACCCGCGACGGTGAACGCTTCGAAATCCTAGTTAAACCGCAACCCGCCCGAAACTATACAATGGGCAAAACCACGTCAATATCTGAAGTCTTAGTTACAGACACAATATTTACTGATGCTAACAAGGGCACAAAGGCAAGCGAAGGCAAACTTGAAACTGCTTTTAAAACAACAGACATTCGAAAAATCGCGGAAATAATACTGAGAAAAGGAAATCTACAGCTGACAACAGACCAGAGGAGACAACTAACCGCAGAGAAACGAAGACAGATAATTGCTTTCATAGCACGACAAGCGGTTGACCCTAAAACAAACCTGCCTCACCCACCCTTACGCATCGAACAAGCAATGGAACAGATCCACTACTCAATAGATCCTTTCAAAGAAGCTGAAGAACAAGCAAAAGACATAATCAAACTTCTACGTCCGATTCTCCCACTCAAAATAGAGCAAATCCAAGTTAAAGTGCGAATCCCCCCAGAATACGCCGCAAAAGCCTATGGAACAATCAAAGGTTATGGCACGATTAAACGTGAAGAATGGCGCGCAGACGGCTCATGGTTCTCCATAATCGAAATGCCAGCAGGTCTCTACGGACCATTCCTGGACAAACTTGGAGAACTAACAAAAGGAACCGCAGAAGCAAAAAAGATGTAG
- the psmA gene encoding archaeal proteasome endopeptidase complex subunit alpha — MFAAPGAYDRAITVFSPDGRLFQVEYALETVNRGATILGIVCPEGVVLGAEEKIESKLQDSSFTWKIFAVDSHIGAAVVGLGSDARILIDQARVYCQSNRLMYDEPIDVEIISKRIGDIKQLYTQHAGVRPFGVSIIFGGIDKTGNRLFSTDPSGTYRAYKAIAVGVGRETVEGILKEEYRKDLGLEDAIKLTVKCLRKALEAREEQLRVKISIVPTTTKTYQALPDEEVEKYMKTVE; from the coding sequence ATATTTGCGGCACCAGGAGCATACGACCGAGCCATAACCGTGTTCTCCCCAGATGGCCGCTTATTTCAGGTAGAATACGCCCTCGAAACAGTAAACCGAGGAGCAACCATACTAGGAATAGTCTGCCCAGAAGGCGTAGTTTTAGGTGCAGAAGAAAAAATTGAATCAAAACTACAAGACTCAAGCTTCACATGGAAAATCTTCGCAGTAGACAGCCATATTGGTGCGGCAGTCGTTGGTTTAGGCTCTGATGCACGAATTCTAATCGACCAAGCACGTGTATACTGCCAAAGTAACAGATTAATGTACGACGAGCCCATCGACGTTGAAATAATCTCCAAACGCATAGGCGACATAAAGCAACTTTATACACAACACGCCGGAGTGCGTCCCTTTGGAGTCTCTATAATCTTCGGCGGCATCGACAAGACAGGTAACCGCCTCTTCTCTACAGACCCCAGCGGAACATACAGAGCCTACAAAGCAATTGCAGTGGGCGTTGGAAGAGAAACAGTTGAAGGCATCCTAAAAGAGGAATACCGTAAAGACTTAGGCTTGGAAGACGCCATAAAACTCACCGTGAAATGTCTCAGAAAAGCGCTTGAAGCTAGGGAAGAACAGCTTAGAGTCAAGATCAGCATAGTACCCACAACTACAAAAACTTACCAGGCACTACCAGACGAAGAAGTCGAGAAATACATGAAGACCGTAGAGTAG
- the fen gene encoding flap endonuclease-1, translated as MGVNLKVLVPKTQVDLQNLAGKSIAIDAYNALYQFLAIIRQPDGTPLKNSTGRVTSHLSGLLYRTSNLVEMGIKVAYVFDGAPPALKKVEIKRRIKIKEEATVKYEKALTEGRIEEARTYAQATSRLKDYMEQDSKRLLTLMGIPWIQAPSEGEAQAAYMNKKEVSDFCASQDYDSLLFGAPTLIRNVTISCRRKLPRKPVYVEVVPEVIELSKVLTELGITHEQLVEIGILVGTDYNPKGVKGIGPKTALKLIKEHGSLDELLRTSLKNKEFPANHQRIKDIFLHPKVTDNYSLEWREPDTGGVVDFLCREHDFTEGRVRKALEKMSKGIKEEKAKTTLDAFFG; from the coding sequence TTGGGAGTTAATCTTAAGGTTTTAGTGCCAAAAACTCAAGTTGATCTGCAAAACCTCGCTGGAAAATCCATCGCTATCGACGCCTACAATGCTCTCTACCAATTTCTGGCAATTATCCGCCAACCTGACGGCACTCCCCTGAAGAATAGCACTGGCAGAGTCACCAGCCATCTTAGCGGTCTGCTCTACCGCACCTCAAACCTCGTCGAAATGGGCATAAAAGTCGCCTATGTCTTCGATGGTGCCCCACCAGCCCTAAAAAAAGTTGAAATAAAACGGCGAATAAAGATAAAAGAAGAAGCTACTGTCAAGTATGAAAAAGCTTTGACAGAGGGCAGGATTGAAGAAGCCCGCACCTACGCTCAAGCCACATCCCGATTGAAAGACTACATGGAACAAGATAGCAAACGACTCTTAACGCTCATGGGCATTCCATGGATTCAAGCACCAAGCGAAGGAGAAGCCCAAGCCGCATACATGAATAAAAAAGAAGTCTCAGATTTCTGCGCCAGCCAAGACTATGATTCACTTCTATTCGGCGCCCCAACTCTAATCCGCAACGTAACAATAAGCTGCAGACGCAAACTTCCAAGAAAACCAGTATATGTAGAAGTCGTTCCAGAAGTCATTGAACTCAGCAAAGTCTTAACCGAACTGGGCATAACACACGAGCAGCTGGTAGAAATAGGTATCCTTGTCGGCACAGACTACAACCCAAAAGGAGTAAAAGGCATCGGTCCAAAAACAGCCCTAAAACTCATCAAAGAACACGGCAGCCTTGATGAATTGCTACGAACATCATTAAAAAATAAAGAATTCCCAGCCAACCATCAACGAATAAAAGACATATTTCTCCACCCAAAAGTCACAGACAATTACAGCCTAGAATGGCGCGAGCCTGACACAGGAGGCGTTGTGGATTTTCTTTGCAGAGAACATGACTTCACAGAAGGCAGAGTAAGAAAAGCTTTAGAAAAGATGAGTAAGGGAATAAAGGAAGAGAAAGCCAAAACCACTCTGGATGCATTCTTCGGGTAA
- a CDS encoding protein-L-isoaspartate(D-aspartate) O-methyltransferase: MKRDTSAWEQLVDNLANEKALRSLDAIRAMKQVPRVLFLPERSVEYASVDAPLPIGNGQTVSAPHMVAIMNEALELELGHRVLEVGAGCGWHAATIAEIVAPKDASRSGRGHVYTVEIVAELARLARENIMRHGFGDRVTVIHGDGSLGYPDQSPYDRILVTAAAPEIPPPLVKQLKIGGVLVTPVGNVHLFQSLIRIRKGADGSLARENLGGVAFVPLTGRFGHKV, encoded by the coding sequence ATGAAAAGAGATACAAGTGCTTGGGAGCAACTGGTTGACAACCTTGCTAACGAGAAGGCTCTCCGTTCCTTGGACGCCATTCGTGCAATGAAACAAGTGCCCCGCGTCCTCTTTTTACCCGAACGTTCGGTCGAATATGCGTCAGTAGATGCACCATTGCCGATAGGCAACGGACAAACAGTTAGTGCGCCTCACATGGTTGCTATTATGAACGAAGCGTTGGAGTTGGAGTTGGGGCATCGTGTCTTGGAGGTTGGCGCTGGCTGTGGGTGGCATGCCGCAACTATCGCAGAGATTGTGGCGCCGAAGGATGCCTCAAGATCGGGGCGGGGACACGTTTACACTGTGGAAATTGTAGCTGAGTTGGCACGGCTTGCTAGGGAGAATATTATGCGTCACGGGTTCGGTGATCGCGTGACTGTGATTCATGGAGACGGTTCATTAGGCTATCCCGATCAGAGTCCTTATGACCGCATTTTAGTAACTGCAGCCGCTCCTGAGATCCCTCCTCCTCTTGTGAAACAGCTTAAGATTGGGGGTGTTTTAGTTACTCCTGTTGGTAATGTTCACTTGTTTCAGTCTTTAATTCGTATACGTAAAGGTGCTGATGGTAGTTTGGCTAGAGAGAATTTGGGTGGAGTGGCTTTTGTGCCCTTGACAGGGCGTTTTGGTCATAAGGTTTAA
- the glmS gene encoding glutamine--fructose-6-phosphate transaminase (isomerizing), whose product MCGIFGCILKNGSAAPVIHAALKRLEYRGYDSVGEVTIENGKLFVKKDAGKIDDVHAIRNLDDLPGRIGIGHTRWATHGAPLQVNAHPHFDCSDPPRIAVIHNGIIENFTELKKELEDSGHVFRSKTDTEVIAHLIEENLKKKEFTSKVTASSDFENAVISAIERLQGSYAIAVVSTYEPNRIICVRNESPLVLGIADDAYYFASDIPAFLPLTNKVVFVENGELVTLSDEAYEIKKLVDGSTVVREPKLVDWTSEMAEKQGYPHFMLKEIHEQPLCLRNTLRMQDKYLELLTTFLDRAREVIMVACGTSYHACLAASYMFSKLSFLATHPVIASEFTEQHGKSVNIDSTILAVSQSGETADTLAAVETARQRAATILGLTNGVGSTLTRVSRVYIGQQSGPEIGVAATKTFTSQLSVLSQLAIRLAKKRGKVSQEEIDLLDEKIEKIPDITEKIVETQEEKVKALAKKYRNKRCFFFLGRGISYATALEGRLKLMEIAYVPSIAFPAGESKHGPISLIEHGFPVIFVCPPDDTRKTLIGNIMEMKARGASIIAICEEGDEEIMKLADDYVEVTRGIPEVLSPIPYVVPLQLFAYYMAIERGYDPDMPRNLAKSVTVK is encoded by the coding sequence ATGTGCGGAATATTTGGGTGTATTCTCAAAAACGGAAGTGCTGCGCCAGTAATTCACGCTGCTTTAAAACGACTTGAATACCGTGGCTACGATTCTGTGGGCGAAGTAACGATAGAAAATGGAAAGCTATTCGTGAAAAAAGATGCGGGAAAAATCGACGATGTCCATGCCATACGGAACCTTGATGACTTACCTGGGAGGATTGGTATTGGGCACACTCGTTGGGCGACACATGGAGCACCACTTCAAGTGAATGCGCATCCCCACTTTGACTGTTCAGACCCGCCTAGAATAGCTGTCATTCATAACGGTATAATCGAAAATTTCACCGAACTCAAAAAGGAATTAGAAGACAGCGGGCATGTTTTTAGATCAAAGACTGACACTGAGGTAATAGCTCATCTGATAGAAGAGAATCTTAAAAAGAAGGAGTTTACATCAAAAGTTACTGCCTCTTCAGATTTTGAGAATGCAGTGATTAGTGCTATTGAGCGTCTTCAAGGCTCTTACGCAATCGCAGTCGTTTCAACTTATGAACCTAACAGAATTATCTGTGTGCGCAACGAAAGTCCTCTTGTTCTAGGCATCGCTGACGATGCTTACTATTTTGCCTCTGATATTCCGGCGTTCCTACCTTTAACAAATAAGGTTGTTTTCGTGGAAAATGGAGAACTGGTAACTCTAAGCGATGAAGCCTATGAGATAAAGAAGCTGGTTGATGGTAGCACCGTGGTTCGCGAACCGAAGCTTGTTGACTGGACATCTGAAATGGCTGAGAAACAGGGGTATCCACATTTTATGTTGAAAGAAATTCATGAACAACCGCTTTGCCTTCGCAATACATTGCGGATGCAAGATAAGTATTTGGAGTTGTTGACAACTTTTCTTGATAGAGCTCGCGAGGTAATTATGGTGGCTTGCGGCACATCCTATCACGCTTGTCTAGCGGCGTCCTACATGTTCTCAAAATTGTCATTCTTGGCTACTCACCCAGTAATAGCCTCAGAGTTTACTGAGCAACATGGCAAATCGGTTAACATTGACAGCACAATTCTTGCAGTCAGCCAGTCGGGTGAAACAGCCGACACTTTAGCTGCGGTCGAAACTGCCAGACAAAGAGCCGCCACAATTCTTGGATTGACGAACGGTGTAGGCTCCACTTTAACTCGCGTCTCTAGAGTTTACATTGGTCAACAATCTGGTCCTGAAATCGGCGTTGCAGCAACCAAAACATTTACGTCTCAACTCTCAGTTCTTTCGCAGTTAGCAATCAGGTTGGCTAAGAAGCGAGGCAAGGTTTCTCAAGAAGAAATTGATCTTCTGGACGAGAAAATCGAAAAAATCCCAGATATCACGGAAAAAATAGTTGAGACACAAGAGGAAAAAGTAAAGGCATTGGCCAAAAAATACAGGAATAAGCGTTGCTTCTTCTTTCTAGGCAGAGGAATAAGCTACGCAACTGCTCTGGAAGGTCGCTTGAAACTTATGGAGATCGCTTACGTGCCATCCATTGCTTTTCCTGCTGGCGAAAGCAAACACGGCCCCATCAGCCTTATTGAGCATGGGTTCCCAGTGATTTTTGTTTGTCCTCCGGATGATACGCGGAAGACCCTAATAGGGAATATTATGGAGATGAAAGCTCGGGGGGCCTCCATTATTGCCATTTGTGAGGAAGGTGATGAGGAGATAATGAAGTTGGCCGATGATTACGTTGAAGTTACAAGAGGGATTCCTGAAGTTTTATCGCCTATACCTTACGTGGTGCCCCTTCAACTTTTTGCTTACTACATGGCCATCGAACGTGGCTATGACCCAGACATGCCTCGTAACCTAGCAAAGTCAGTAACAGTAAAGTAA
- a CDS encoding helix-turn-helix domain-containing protein: protein MEKKLLISEDRKRQEVKEIVIYKHPEKLKPVLSKLTWQILLLLSKKEMYPMEIAKKLNIHEQKVYYHMRKLAKANVIRKVKEEEKKGAIAKYYKASFPAFGVELPFGGQKQKIILPSFIDRKTSLFLHPILKDCLFDGKIVVGSPDPHGAFKTSARDGHYASYLTFFLGRYAELPDEFAIKLDVDVKAEKEEKNNLILVGGPGTNLITQEINDYLPIRFNMTPSEHGFLFGGLVSQKTKNVYTADTVGLIAKIVNPWAKDKRVIVFAGNKAVGTKACVLAFAKFWKQTLKNYQGEDNFGVIIQGFDLGGDGKVDSVEVLE, encoded by the coding sequence TTGGAAAAAAAACTACTGATCAGTGAAGACAGAAAACGGCAAGAAGTCAAAGAAATTGTCATTTATAAGCATCCAGAAAAACTGAAACCAGTTCTAAGCAAGCTAACATGGCAAATCCTCCTGTTGCTCAGTAAAAAAGAAATGTATCCAATGGAAATAGCTAAAAAACTGAACATTCACGAGCAAAAAGTCTATTACCACATGAGAAAGCTGGCAAAAGCGAACGTTATAAGAAAGGTGAAGGAAGAGGAGAAGAAAGGAGCAATTGCAAAATACTACAAGGCGAGCTTTCCAGCTTTCGGAGTGGAATTGCCTTTCGGCGGTCAAAAGCAAAAAATAATTTTGCCCTCTTTTATCGACAGAAAAACATCTTTATTCTTACATCCTATTCTGAAAGATTGTCTCTTCGATGGCAAAATTGTGGTAGGGAGCCCTGATCCTCACGGGGCCTTCAAAACAAGTGCTCGTGATGGCCACTATGCATCCTATCTGACATTTTTTCTCGGGCGATACGCAGAGCTACCAGATGAATTTGCCATAAAGCTGGATGTAGATGTAAAGGCTGAAAAAGAGGAAAAAAACAACCTGATTCTAGTAGGTGGTCCAGGCACCAATCTTATTACCCAAGAAATTAACGATTATCTTCCCATAAGGTTTAATATGACGCCTTCAGAGCATGGTTTTCTTTTCGGTGGTCTAGTTTCTCAAAAGACTAAGAATGTGTATACTGCTGACACCGTAGGGTTAATTGCGAAGATAGTAAACCCGTGGGCCAAAGACAAAAGAGTTATAGTTTTTGCAGGCAACAAAGCTGTAGGTACTAAGGCATGTGTCCTCGCATTTGCGAAGTTTTGGAAACAAACATTAAAGAATTATCAAGGTGAAGACAATTTTGGCGTGATTATTCAAGGTTTTGATTTGGGCGGCGATGGGAAAGTCGACTCAGTAGAAGTACTCGAATAG
- a CDS encoding GNAT family N-acetyltransferase, whose protein sequence is MKEIIIRKMRKSDLEIVSELAMLANPFAEKAGYKRHIEEELEGKPGLAFVAVKDNKVVGYVMGDVTNGHGVLEDIAIDLAHQHQGIGTLLLETESKALKNTQVKIIVAEVHYKCASAIPFYYKHGFRISGIGRDFFGMGHDAIILELILSKTNSHESS, encoded by the coding sequence ATGAAAGAAATAATCATAAGAAAAATGCGGAAAAGCGACTTAGAAATCGTTTCTGAACTAGCGATGCTGGCTAACCCCTTCGCCGAGAAGGCAGGGTATAAAAGACATATTGAAGAAGAACTAGAAGGCAAGCCTGGGCTGGCTTTTGTAGCAGTCAAGGACAACAAAGTTGTAGGCTACGTGATGGGCGATGTAACCAATGGTCACGGTGTACTAGAAGACATAGCCATAGATTTAGCTCACCAACATCAAGGCATCGGAACACTGCTTTTAGAAACCGAATCCAAAGCGTTAAAAAACACTCAAGTAAAAATCATTGTAGCAGAAGTACATTATAAATGTGCCTCTGCAATTCCCTTCTACTACAAACACGGATTTAGAATATCCGGCATCGGGCGCGACTTCTTTGGTATGGGCCATGACGCCATAATACTTGAACTCATATTGTCAAAGACGAACAGCCATGAAAGCAGTTGA
- a CDS encoding DUF371 domain-containing protein has product MKAVEAIIARGHENILASNKSTFEITKGTYLTKRGDCIIAVGAGKGITDLSDEFKKILRKKGAKLTVVIQVGGEKEVVEAWGDPRLTFNHPTDMVVRKSNYICARTLAIKANKAALDFSRSFVTKLRNSQQEIDVMLTVEDAT; this is encoded by the coding sequence ATGAAAGCAGTTGAGGCCATAATTGCACGGGGCCATGAAAATATTCTTGCCTCAAACAAGAGCACGTTCGAAATTACAAAGGGTACTTATCTAACCAAACGAGGCGATTGCATAATTGCTGTGGGAGCGGGCAAAGGAATAACAGACTTGAGTGATGAATTCAAGAAAATTCTGAGGAAAAAAGGTGCTAAACTGACAGTTGTAATTCAAGTTGGCGGCGAAAAGGAAGTAGTTGAAGCTTGGGGAGACCCAAGACTCACATTTAATCATCCCACTGATATGGTTGTTCGCAAAAGCAACTACATTTGTGCGAGGACACTTGCAATAAAGGCTAACAAAGCAGCCTTAGATTTCTCAAGGTCCTTCGTGACAAAGCTAAGAAACTCTCAACAGGAAATCGACGTGATGTTAACCGTTGAGGATGCCACATAA